AGtcactaaaaaaaaattttaacgccaaagtaaaaataaccAATAATATCGAAGATATATTTGCTTAatctaatatttttagtctttccattttttaaaaaatgtattaagcaaaaatatgaatttttagaacagctattttttaagaCAGCTGAttaaatacaatatatatataaccatTTAACTCATTTTCAATGATTTATcctttaattaattttcatggatgcatattttgattaattattacttcataatattactatagctattcaaaaaaattgcataaatatatatgcacacattATAACCCCTTTAACTTAAAATATAgttcataatttatgaCCGACCATGGTTAATTactgaaataaaaatataagcataTTTAGTATGCAcatgtaataattattttttttctagcTAAAAAGCTTTATAAGGTGTATGtaaaattcaaattttgTATGAATTGTTCAggcatatatttgtatttcacagctatattcataatttattatacctaaataaaattaagacATTCCATGaccatataataaaagacCTATTAAGTATTATAATCTTTTAGGTAGCTAACTTTGTGtgcgttttttttttttttaacaagcCAACAACatcaataatataatatttttttcaaatatgtgtatatatacatatattatttttttttaatatatacaagcGATATTTactcaatttttatttttaattatgaatttattataatatgttgtattatttatttggcttatttattaatttatttattttatccttcttttaatatttataggaaaaatattgtatcgTCACACATTTATTTCCAATATTTTgtgttaatattattatttatttgttgtcttattttaaattaatttttccaacttattccattttttaaatatttaatttattaataatttatgtaaatatatttttatattgtttaaaATACTACACCCTCCAGCCAAAAGtacatattataaacatatatttatacaactTTATTTGtgtctataaaaaaaatatatatataaattttacgTTTTCAGTGATTTTATATCaccattttatttgttttactatatgttgttttttttattttaaccAATATTATAACTGGTATAATTGtactaaattattatatctttatttactaaaaaaaaattgtctaAAAAATGACACCTCAAATGGAAAACGCAACTCCTTCTAACGTGCCATACACGTTTGAACATTCGAAAAATCTCGGGAACAAAATTCTCAAGCCAATACGCCAAGAAAAAGTCGTTAAAGTACCTGTAACTAAGTATGTAGAAAAACTCATAGAAAGAGAGGAAGtcaaatatgtaaataaatatgttgatGTTATAAAACCAAtaattacatataaaacaaagCAAATACccaagcatatatatttagataaaataaagtatGAGCCTAAATtaatagaaaaagaaaaaattatccaTATCCCAAAAATCGAATacagaaataaaattgtagaGATACCAGTATATATccataaagaaaatataatagaaaaaaaagttccAATAATAATCGAACATGTTATACCAGTTCTTaaagttaataaaattgaaaaagagGTTTTAACTGATATGATTCAATTTCCAGAAATTTGCAATATgccaaaaaatgaaaatactaTGAGAAATGAAGTTTCGTCAAATAAATCAgtagaagaaaataaaacttcCGTAGTAGGTATAACAAAAGAAGATACAGATATTTACAACAAGGAAACATACAGAAACGTAGATTCAATTGAAGAACCAGTTGCTATTAATGAGCAAATGGAAATGTCCAATTacgaaaaggaaaatataaaaagagaAGATGGAAGCAATCGTTCTATCAGTAAGGCACCATCTAGCGAAGGTTCTTATAAAGTAACAATTGAGCACAAAAATGAAACCATGTATAACGATGAAACAAATGAAGATGCTcattataatgaaattcCAGAAAATACCTCCAATATGATgaataatgtaaataatttaaatgaaaattattatgatgtAAATGAAAATCGTAGAAATCAAAACATATCTCATCTTAGTATACACTTACCTATAAGTCAAGAGGTATCTCATGAATCCGGTGAGCAAGcttatacaaatatttctCACAATAATAACAGCAATAACTATGTTCCCTCtttaaatcatttaataaaaaataatcaatatattaactataataatatggatAATAGATATTCTGAGAGAAACATGAatgatttaataaataatcagTATGTTCAAGAATCATTCACTGGCTCAAGAAGAAATATACCAGCATATGCAAATGAAAACATGTCACAGCAATAtcatgaaaatttaaagaattACATTGAAATAGATCAACAAAAAGTACACATTCCAtcaaatatgaatatttctTGCGAAAATTATTCTGTATCACAGAAAGTTTGCAATAATACTAGCCAATCTGGtgtagataaaaaaaattttactCCTTATTATGCTAATAGTAATGGCCAAGCATTTGTATCTATACGTCCAGCAACCATTCTAGAATATTCCCCAAAGCCAAGAAAATTCAAATCTAGATTTTGcaatataatgaataaatgTTGTGGTGGCGAATAATCATatgtttaataaataaataactatATGAATGTATGCATATGGAATATGTATTTGTTTTACCATGCTTAAATAATGTCTTTGTTTTCGTTTGATAAccttaatatttttttctatgtgtttttttttggtacttttttattcgaatcacaaacaaaatttaaataaaaatgttatacatattatatagattataaaaaattaaaaaattatatataaaacaaaaagatGTAGTTGTATGTGTGTAAATATGCTATGAATAAATCTCAAAATAGCATaacttaataaaaaaaaataagactAATAAATCAGATCaaagaataaatatatagattaAAAAACTacaaaatgtattataaaaaatgattaatCATGTCTACTTTTTGATGTATATACTTTTGTCTTATGATAATGTTATGTACTATAGGAAGGGAAACATGactattcatttttttggaGGCTTAATGGGCAATCTTCCTTGAAATATGTAATAGAACTTTGCAAGTTGCTATTCCATGTTAGAGACTTTTTATAAGTCTTTTtatctaaaaataatgtaaagaataaaaaattgtgaatATTTTGCATCAtgacgaaaaaaaatatgcatgaTGCTCTTGAAAtggttttatatttttcaatttgtttatttatatagatcattatgtaattatatttttttcttttgttaTACTTGATTTTAAAGAACTTCGGGAGCTTTGCATATGCAACAGTTTGGAGGGTCTTTCGGTGGTTCCTTGGATttcttcaaattttttattagctTCATTTAATCTGTTgaatttttctatattacAATCTTTGtctatatgtttattttcagGTGGATTATCTAACATATTATCTTCATCTGAAAATACATCTTGGTAATCGTTAGAAAATCCTGAATCATTAATTTGATCACATTCTTGTAGGAAATCATTGTTGTTTTCTTCGGTCTGAAACGTATATTCATTTTCGTCTGCAATGGaaagtgaaaataaaaaaataataaatgcatGCCCATTTTTCGTAACAAATAACTGTGTAGTATCATTTCTGTCTATATTTGGGTCGATGGACTTACAGACTTTTGAGGTGCGCAAAGAATCCACAGTGGATTGGCTAtatagttaaaaaaaacaaattaat
This sequence is a window from Plasmodium chabaudi chabaudi strain AS genome assembly, chromosome: 7. Protein-coding genes within it:
- a CDS encoding inner membrane complex protein 1i, putative → MTPQMENATPSNVPYTFEHSKNLGNKILKPIRQEKVVKVPVTKYVEKLIEREEVKYVNKYVDVIKPIITYKTKQIPKHIYLDKIKYEPKLIEKEKIIHIPKIEYRNKIVEIPVYIHKENIIEKKVPIIIEHVIPVLKVNKIEKEVLTDMIQFPEICNMPKNENTMRNEVSSNKSVEENKTSVVGITKEDTDIYNKETYRNVDSIEEPVAINEQMEMSNYEKENIKREDGSNRSISKAPSSEGSYKVTIEHKNETMYNDETNEDAHYNEIPENTSNMMNNVNNLNENYYDVNENRRNQNISHLSIHLPISQEVSHESGEQAYTNISHNNNSNNYVPSLNHLIKNNQYINYNNMDNRYSERNMNDLINNQYVQESFTGSRRNIPAYANENMSQQYHENLKNYIEIDQQKVHIPSNMNISCENYSVSQKVCNNTSQSGVDKKNFTPYYANSNGQAFVSIRPATILEYSPKPRKFKSRFCNIMNKCCGGE